The region GGTAGGTGAATGTATTTATGGCATGGTTGTTATTTTTAACATTTTGATACAGTTTATACGCTTGTTCTAATTCTTCATTAGTTAATTGATTTTTTATTACAATATCAAAAGCCTGTTCAAAAGGCAGTATCTCTTTCAAGAAATGTTTTCTAGAACGGGGAGAAAGTGAAGCAGAAAATTCTTCGATGGTATTCCAGCTTATATTTTGCACGATGCAGCTTTCGGGCATGTTTATTTTTAGGAAGCCTTGATTGTGAAAAATGTCATTTATTTGTTTGTCTTCATCAAAATCTCTTAATACTAACATGTCGGCATTTAATTGATGGTATAAAGCTTCAGCTTGCTCTAGTAAGAGTTGTAAAGCCTCATCTGCCAAGGGATGGGTTTTGTTGATGTAGCAATGGTTCCCTTCGGTGAACAGTGAGCCCATTCCCAGTACTTTTGAAGTCAGGTATAATGGATTTAGTTTTCTTTTTTCTTCCAATTGCAGTGAAATGGATTCCGGTGCGAGCATATCGTCTTTCCATAAACCAATGGTAAAAAAAGTAGCCAATAGCGGCATTCCGTTTTGGTCTTTGATTATGTAATAATGGAAATCCCATTGATTTTCCAGACATGCTTGATTTGTAAAGGTGTTTTCAAGGAAACAGAGCCCATCCCAGTCGAAAACGCTTTGGCTGCCCAAGAGTTCGTTCCAGAGCGGTTTGTTTATTTTTTGTATCGTTGTTTCGTATTGGAGTATTAAGGCTGTTCCGCTTTCTATTGTCTTAGCTGGCGGGTTGGTTTCTGCTATTCCAAAGGCTCGCTTTATCTTAGATTGGCTGTTGGCCGTTTCCAGCAGGACTTTGGGGAAATGGTATTCCATTGCTTCTACCAATGCTTTTATTTCCTCTTTTTGATTGTGACGGGAGAGGGTGATGCGGATACCGGTATTTTTTATCGGTACGGCGGGATAGATGGCGGCATTGAGATAAAAGCCTTCGTTAAAGAGGCATTGGACCAATTTATAAGTCGTTAGCGGCATAGCGGTTCCCAGGAAAAACACCGGAGAGTTGTTTGGGGCTATCATTGGCAGGGCTGTTTTTGCCAATAGGGATTTGAAGTATTCGATTTTATCGGCCAGATCGGATTGCAAGGCTGTGATTTCGGGAGAAAGGTGAATTTGTGCCGATGCAATTGCGGCAGCTACGGAAGCGGGTTCGAGTTGGGCTGAGAAAGTGAGGGGGCCGCCAAAGTTTTTAATTTTTTCGCGCAGGCGGTTATCGGTACACAGTACTGTTGCTCCGCTGGCACCAAAGGTCTTGCTCAAGGTACCGAAGAGTAAGACATTGTCCGGTAATTCCTTTAAAATGTCCAAGACATATCCAGTTCCGTTTTTTCCTTTCCAGCTCATGCCGTGCACATCATCAAAATAAAGATGCAGCTGGGGGTATTTGTCAGCGAGTTGCATCAGTTCCTTTATGGGTGCATAATCGCCAAACATGGAATATACGCCGTCTGCCATATACCATATTTTATTGCATCGGGTTGTGAGGTATTTGATTTTGTCTTCCAGCATATCCAGATTGGAGTGGCGGATCATTTCGACCGGAATGCCTCTTGTCTTGAGAATTTGGCAGGCATTCTGAACGCCCCAATGCACCTGATGATCGAGAATTACCCCATCTTCATCCCTTATCACTGTTGGGATAACGGCCATGTGACCGAGGGTACTGTTTTTGGTTATAATAGGAGGGATTGCATACATTTCTTCGATTTTGGCTTCCAATTGGCTGTATAGCGGATGGGATATGTATGATTTTGAAAGTGGAAATTGGGTGCCATATTGTTGAATGGCTGCGATTGCCGCTTGTTTTAAACGGCTGTCCTGTTCGAGTCCGAGGTAGCCTGTTGTACCAAAATGGAACATTTTTTGGCCGTTTATTTGCAGGGTACGTCCGTTTAGGTTTTTGTCTTCGGCATAGAGATGGAGTACGCCTTCTTTTTTTGCTGCTGAGAATACTTCCTCTACGGTATCAATGAAATTGTTGTGTTTAATTTTTGCCATGTCATTTTAAGTTTTAGGTTAGAGAGTAGGTTTTTTTGAGGCATGCGCAGTTTTTTATTTAGTAAAATTCTGAATAAAAACATGATTGTGGTAGATGGACTTGCAAATAATCCCTTTTTGACTACTAATACTCCCGATTTGACACTTTTCGGTTGTCGGTTGTCTGTTGTCGGTTGTGGGTTGTGAATCGTGAGTTGTCGGTTTTCAGTTGATTCCGTCACTTCGAGTGATTTTATAAAATAGCGATAGCCTTTTTATAAAATTGTATCGAGAAGTCGGTTGTGAATCGTGAATCGTGAGTTGTCAGTTATGAGTTTTAGGTTGTCTATCCCGAGGTGGTTTTGTTTTATACTATTTTTTTGGTTAAATTGGGGGTTTTATTTTAAAATTCGTGAAAATGACAGCTGATTATCATCAAAATGAGTTTAGCCAATTTTGGATTCGGAATGGGATTCTGTTTTTTGAATATAAGCCCGATGTTAGTATTGATTTGGCTGC is a window of Flavobacterium acetivorans DNA encoding:
- a CDS encoding aminotransferase class I/II-fold pyridoxal phosphate-dependent enzyme, giving the protein MAKIKHNNFIDTVEEVFSAAKKEGVLHLYAEDKNLNGRTLQINGQKMFHFGTTGYLGLEQDSRLKQAAIAAIQQYGTQFPLSKSYISHPLYSQLEAKIEEMYAIPPIITKNSTLGHMAVIPTVIRDEDGVILDHQVHWGVQNACQILKTRGIPVEMIRHSNLDMLEDKIKYLTTRCNKIWYMADGVYSMFGDYAPIKELMQLADKYPQLHLYFDDVHGMSWKGKNGTGYVLDILKELPDNVLLFGTLSKTFGASGATVLCTDNRLREKIKNFGGPLTFSAQLEPASVAAAIASAQIHLSPEITALQSDLADKIEYFKSLLAKTALPMIAPNNSPVFFLGTAMPLTTYKLVQCLFNEGFYLNAAIYPAVPIKNTGIRITLSRHNQKEEIKALVEAMEYHFPKVLLETANSQSKIKRAFGIAETNPPAKTIESGTALILQYETTIQKINKPLWNELLGSQSVFDWDGLCFLENTFTNQACLENQWDFHYYIIKDQNGMPLLATFFTIGLWKDDMLAPESISLQLEEKRKLNPLYLTSKVLGMGSLFTEGNHCYINKTHPLADEALQLLLEQAEALYHQLNADMLVLRDFDEDKQINDIFHNQGFLKINMPESCIVQNISWNTIEEFSASLSPRSRKHFLKEILPFEQAFDIVIKNQLTNEELEQAYKLYQNVKNNNHAINTFTYPIEVFQKMDEHSQWEFILLYLKKGVSNPLVGIMFCYKNTEQTYAPALIGMDYDSAKEFHLYRQLLFQTIKRAREINRSKIDFGFSATFEKRKLGATIIPKVAYIQTRDNFSMELMGMLQNEALS